A region from the Verrucomicrobiia bacterium genome encodes:
- a CDS encoding DUF1552 domain-containing protein — translation MKTTLSPAGQMAFQRRINLSRRQFLRGLGACIALPAFESLASRSLFAAESAPRLATTASGAPLRAAFVYFPNGAIPSAWWPDGEGKTFEFSRTLQPLAALGQQLQILGGLDHLNATPGPDGGGDHARANGTFLTGVRVKKTATDIRAGISIDQVMARQAGHLTRFGSLELTCDAGRNSGACDSGYSCAYQYNLSWSSPTTPLTPEANPRLVFERLFGAGSPGERAAHLQQRLQKQRSILDFVLEDARDMQRRLTARDRDKLDQYLTAVREIEERIHKAGELGTGKEPLVAAPSGLPSDYGEHVRLMFDMLTVAFQTDSTRVATLLLAHDGSNRSFSEIGVPEGHHDLSHHFNDPEKIRKVQEIDLWYVKEFAKFLQKLESTKDLDGHSLLYNSMIVYGGGNADGNRHTHVNLPIILAGAGGGSFQTGRYTRFQSKPATNLFLSMADRMGLQGVERFGDSTGMLTNV, via the coding sequence ATGAAAACAACCTTGAGCCCCGCCGGCCAAATGGCATTTCAACGCCGGATTAATCTCTCGCGCAGGCAATTCCTGCGCGGCTTGGGCGCCTGCATCGCCCTGCCGGCCTTCGAGTCGTTAGCGTCGCGGTCGCTGTTTGCGGCAGAGTCCGCGCCACGGCTCGCCACGACCGCCAGCGGCGCTCCGCTCCGAGCTGCGTTCGTCTATTTTCCCAATGGCGCGATTCCCTCCGCATGGTGGCCGGATGGAGAGGGGAAAACCTTTGAGTTCAGCCGGACCTTGCAACCACTGGCCGCTTTGGGTCAGCAACTCCAGATTCTAGGCGGTCTCGATCATCTCAATGCCACCCCTGGTCCGGATGGGGGCGGGGATCACGCCCGGGCGAACGGAACTTTCCTGACGGGCGTGCGGGTGAAGAAGACTGCAACGGATATTCGGGCCGGGATTTCGATAGACCAGGTAATGGCGCGACAGGCCGGGCATCTCACGCGCTTCGGCTCACTGGAATTGACATGCGATGCCGGTCGCAACTCCGGCGCGTGCGACTCCGGGTACTCCTGCGCGTATCAGTATAACCTTTCATGGAGTTCGCCCACGACGCCCCTGACGCCCGAAGCCAATCCGCGCCTGGTATTCGAACGGCTCTTCGGGGCCGGCTCCCCCGGCGAGCGGGCTGCCCATCTGCAGCAAAGGTTGCAAAAGCAGCGCTCTATTCTGGACTTTGTTCTGGAGGACGCGCGCGACATGCAGCGGCGGCTGACTGCGCGCGATCGGGATAAACTCGATCAATATCTGACTGCGGTCCGTGAGATCGAAGAGCGAATCCACAAGGCTGGGGAACTGGGAACAGGTAAAGAGCCGCTGGTTGCGGCTCCATCGGGGCTCCCGTCCGATTATGGAGAGCATGTGCGTCTTATGTTCGATATGTTGACTGTGGCATTTCAAACCGATTCAACCCGGGTGGCGACTCTGCTCCTGGCGCATGACGGCAGCAACCGTTCCTTCTCCGAAATTGGTGTGCCGGAAGGACACCACGATTTGTCGCATCACTTCAACGATCCGGAAAAAATCCGGAAAGTGCAGGAGATAGACCTGTGGTATGTGAAAGAGTTCGCGAAATTCCTGCAAAAGCTCGAAAGCACAAAAGACTTAGACGGCCATTCTTTGCTGTACAATTCCATGATTGTGTATGGTGGCGGCAACGCGGATGGCAACCGCCATACTCACGTGAATCTGCCGATCATTCTTGCTGGCGCAGGCGGCGGCTCGTTCCAAACCGGGCGCTACACGCGGTTTCAATCCAAACCGGCAACCAATTTGTTTTTGAGCATGGCGGACCGGATGGGTCTTCAGGGTGTGGAACGTTTCGGCGATTCCACCGGCATGCTGACGAACGTCTAG
- a CDS encoding CopG family transcriptional regulator, translated as MKTLTVRLPEVLAAEIEHESRSRGVSKSDVVRERLHQPQGATACGNTTELIGDILRASWQAKVPARPLRFRSLKKQKLAEIIRAKKLHR; from the coding sequence ATGAAGACTTTGACCGTTCGATTGCCGGAGGTCCTCGCGGCCGAGATCGAGCACGAATCGCGGTCGCGCGGCGTCTCCAAATCCGACGTGGTGCGCGAACGCCTCCATCAGCCCCAGGGCGCGACCGCTTGCGGGAACACGACCGAATTGATCGGGGATATTTTGCGGGCGAGCTGGCAGGCGAAAGTTCCGGCTCGGCCACTTCGGTTTCGCTCGCTCAAAAAACAAAAATTGGCGGAGATCATTCGTGCCAAAAAACTGCATCGTTGA
- a CDS encoding alpha/beta hydrolase-fold protein, producing the protein MRKSLSSFFGCRRQSGIVVEAQRRHLLAACAVLSLGVLGGAGAALGAPTDDVYILGPDSQPHEGVPKGKVIGPLTLASRVFTNTTRHYWVYVPAQYDPDKPACLMLFQDGHAFVSLEGPYRIPYVFDNLIYRREMPVTLGVFINPGHTPEQPESTSTNWGDNINNRATEYNELNDRYARMVIDELLPALEKEYNISKDPGQRAIAGASSGAICAFTVAWQRPDQFGKVISTIGSFTNLRGGHVYPELIRQSPRKPIRVFLQDGLNDNRGRRRGGSYDPQRDWHAQNLKMAAALTEKGYDVNYCWGIGTHSNKQGGAQMPEMLRWLWRDYPRPDDPMNDGNRTLRVPRAGSFSEPAAAK; encoded by the coding sequence ATGAGAAAAAGTCTATCCAGTTTCTTTGGATGCCGGCGGCAGTCCGGCATCGTTGTTGAGGCACAACGGCGCCACCTGCTGGCGGCTTGCGCTGTATTGAGCCTTGGGGTCCTGGGCGGCGCCGGGGCGGCCCTCGGCGCGCCCACGGATGACGTGTACATCCTCGGGCCGGATTCGCAGCCCCATGAGGGCGTGCCCAAGGGCAAGGTCATCGGTCCGCTCACACTGGCAAGCCGCGTGTTCACAAATACAACCAGGCACTATTGGGTTTACGTCCCAGCTCAGTACGACCCGGACAAACCGGCCTGCCTGATGCTGTTTCAGGACGGCCATGCCTTTGTGTCCCTCGAAGGTCCATACCGCATCCCTTATGTGTTCGACAACCTCATTTACAGGCGCGAAATGCCCGTCACTTTGGGGGTCTTCATCAATCCGGGCCACACACCGGAGCAACCGGAATCCACCTCGACCAACTGGGGCGACAACATCAACAATCGGGCAACCGAGTACAATGAACTAAATGATCGCTACGCCAGGATGGTCATTGACGAGCTGCTGCCGGCCCTTGAAAAGGAATACAATATTTCAAAGGACCCGGGGCAGCGCGCGATCGCTGGCGCCAGTTCGGGAGCGATTTGCGCCTTCACCGTCGCTTGGCAGCGCCCGGACCAGTTTGGCAAAGTTATCAGCACGATAGGAAGTTTCACCAATCTGCGTGGCGGGCATGTGTATCCGGAACTCATCCGCCAAAGCCCGCGCAAGCCCATCCGGGTGTTCTTGCAGGACGGACTCAATGACAACCGCGGGCGCCGGCGGGGCGGTTCCTATGACCCGCAGCGCGACTGGCATGCGCAGAACCTAAAGATGGCCGCTGCCCTCACCGAAAAGGGGTACGATGTAAATTACTGCTGGGGGATTGGCACCCATTCAAACAAACAGGGCGGCGCCCAGATGCCCGAAATGCTGCGCTGGCTCTGGCGCGATTATCCTCGTCCGGACGATCCGATGAATGACGGTAATCGCACTTTGCGCGTCCCTCGGGCAGGTTCGTTCTCCGAACCGGCTGCAGCAAAATGA
- a CDS encoding DUF1592 domain-containing protein encodes MWKQVPACFLAGVIPLTGIGTTLRPATDFHRAIRPILETYCFDCHGDGARKGNVAFDEFKSDQAVLADRQLWLKALGMLRAGLMPPARKPRPSVAQREQIARWIKYGVFGIDSRNPDPGRVTLRRLNRVEYHNTIRDLLGVDYDTQGEFPPDDTGFGFDNIGDVLTLPPMLLEKYLGAAAQIISQAVAVEAGAGADYKRFFPRAIPADAEGRREYARQVLGKFAGRAFRRPVDQTTLERLVGLAEQSYTEGGEGFESGISHAMVAVLTSPRFLFREEFAQPLAGKGRFPFIDEYSLASRLSYFLWSSMPDDELLGLAGQGKLRKNLSVQVGRMLRDRRADALVNNFTGQWLRGRDIESIPIEERFVLAREEKRSSEFESARKRFRQLRDKPEAELTPAEREELTKFRAKFRQRLDRPARVELNGALRRAMRRETEKVFGYVLQGDRSLLDLLDSDYTFLNERLAKLYGITNVFGNELRLVELAPDSPRGGVITEGTVLVATSNPTRTSPVKRGAFILDSILGMPVPPPPPNLPPLEDAAKNLTNHAPSLRETLAMHRENPMCSSCHNRMDPLGLAFENFNALGMWRTTEFSQMIDPKGRLLTGEEFSNPKELKRILVTNHSREFYRTLTEKLLVYALGRGLEYSDVETVDQIVARIEKSGGRSFALLYGIIESAPFQKTRTPPMLTATAVRAETSDKHL; translated from the coding sequence ATGTGGAAGCAAGTGCCAGCCTGTTTTCTTGCCGGCGTGATCCCGCTCACGGGGATCGGGACCACCCTTCGCCCCGCAACGGATTTCCACCGGGCAATCCGGCCGATTCTCGAAACGTACTGCTTCGATTGCCACGGCGATGGCGCGCGCAAGGGCAATGTCGCTTTCGACGAATTCAAATCCGACCAGGCGGTCCTTGCCGACCGGCAATTATGGCTCAAAGCCCTGGGCATGCTCCGGGCGGGCCTGATGCCCCCGGCCAGAAAACCGCGGCCCAGCGTGGCGCAACGGGAACAAATTGCGCGCTGGATCAAATATGGCGTATTTGGGATCGACTCGCGCAACCCCGACCCGGGCCGGGTGACGCTGCGCCGGCTCAACCGCGTCGAATACCACAATACCATCCGTGATTTGCTGGGAGTCGATTACGACACCCAAGGGGAGTTCCCGCCCGATGACACGGGGTTCGGTTTTGACAATATTGGCGACGTGCTCACCTTGCCGCCGATGTTGCTGGAAAAATATCTGGGGGCAGCCGCGCAAATCATTAGCCAGGCCGTTGCCGTGGAAGCGGGCGCCGGGGCCGATTACAAGCGCTTTTTCCCCCGAGCAATCCCGGCAGATGCCGAGGGACGGCGCGAGTATGCGCGCCAGGTGCTGGGCAAGTTTGCCGGACGGGCCTTCCGCCGGCCAGTTGACCAAACAACTCTGGAGCGCCTGGTGGGCCTGGCGGAACAGAGCTACACCGAAGGAGGCGAGGGGTTCGAATCGGGCATTTCCCACGCAATGGTCGCCGTGCTGACCTCGCCGCGTTTTCTTTTCCGCGAAGAGTTCGCCCAACCTCTGGCTGGGAAGGGGCGATTTCCATTTATTGACGAATACTCGCTCGCGTCGCGACTTTCGTACTTCCTCTGGTCGTCCATGCCTGATGACGAATTGCTCGGGTTAGCCGGGCAAGGCAAATTGCGGAAGAATTTGTCCGTGCAGGTGGGGCGCATGCTAAGGGATCGCCGCGCCGATGCCCTGGTGAACAACTTTACCGGCCAATGGCTTCGCGGGCGGGACATCGAGAGCATACCCATCGAGGAACGTTTTGTATTAGCACGCGAAGAGAAGCGCAGCTCGGAATTCGAGAGCGCGCGAAAACGGTTTCGGCAGTTAAGGGACAAGCCTGAAGCAGAACTGACGCCCGCGGAGCGCGAAGAGTTGACGAAGTTTCGCGCCAAATTTCGTCAGCGCCTGGACCGTCCAGCGCGCGTGGAACTGAACGGTGCGCTGCGCAGGGCCATGCGCCGGGAGACCGAGAAGGTTTTCGGCTATGTGCTGCAGGGGGACCGCAGCCTGCTGGACCTGCTCGACAGCGATTACACGTTTTTGAATGAGCGGCTAGCCAAACTTTACGGCATCACCAACGTATTTGGGAATGAGCTTCGGCTGGTCGAGCTTGCACCAGACAGCCCGCGTGGAGGAGTCATTACCGAGGGCACAGTCCTGGTGGCCACATCCAACCCCACGCGAACCTCGCCGGTCAAGAGAGGCGCCTTCATACTGGACAGCATCCTGGGAATGCCCGTGCCGCCGCCACCGCCCAACCTTCCGCCGCTCGAAGACGCGGCCAAGAACCTGACCAACCACGCGCCATCGCTTCGGGAGACCCTGGCCATGCACCGGGAGAACCCCATGTGCAGCTCCTGCCACAACCGCATGGACCCGCTCGGGCTGGCGTTCGAGAACTTTAACGCCCTGGGGATGTGGCGGACGACGGAGTTTAGCCAAATGATAGACCCCAAAGGCCGATTGCTCACCGGAGAAGAGTTTTCCAACCCTAAGGAACTCAAGCGGATCCTGGTCACCAATCATTCGCGAGAATTCTATCGCACGCTGACTGAAAAGCTCCTGGTTTACGCGCTGGGCCGCGGACTGGAGTATTCGGATGTCGAAACCGTGGATCAAATCGTTGCGCGAATCGAAAAATCAGGAGGCCGCTCCTTCGCGTTACTTTACGGCATCATCGAATCGGCTCCTTTCCAAAAAACTCGAACTCCGCCCATGCTGACGGCCACCGCCGTCCGGGCCGAAACCTCCGATAAGCATCTATGA
- a CDS encoding sugar porter family MFS transporter: MNRDYQRIRFVLFATGVAAIGGFLFGYDTAVINGANSYLKAHMHLSPAQEGQAVASAILGCIPGAMFAGFLSDRFGRKKLLFICALLYAVSGLLSAIPNTFGQFLSARLISGLGIGASSMICPVYIAEIAPEKTRGRLGTLFQLGIVTGIFLTLFVNKLIQGAGDTAWNTAQGWRWMLGMEVVPALAFIALLFAVPESPRWLAQHGRETEALGVLEKAGGAEHAKTEMAAIRQAMQFEEGGFRELISSPFLKPLLIAVALMAFSQFCGINAIMYYSTKIFAAAGGGDNAAFTSSVWVGLINFVFTFVAIGFVDKAGRRPLLLIGTAMQALALGPVGWMFHRQIAGGPLLACVIVFIAAFAMAMGPVGWLFCSEIFPNKLRGRAMSIAALTVWVSCYIVAQTFPMLNDNPSIGPAKTFWAYALVSLASFVFVLALVPETKGRTLEQIERMWSGAKPISSA, translated from the coding sequence GTGAATAGAGACTATCAAAGAATTCGCTTTGTCCTGTTTGCAACGGGTGTGGCAGCGATTGGCGGGTTCTTGTTTGGCTACGACACGGCGGTCATCAACGGCGCCAACTCGTATCTGAAGGCGCACATGCACCTGAGCCCCGCGCAGGAGGGCCAGGCTGTCGCCAGCGCGATTCTGGGTTGCATTCCCGGGGCGATGTTCGCCGGGTTCCTCAGCGACCGTTTTGGGCGCAAGAAACTGCTCTTTATTTGCGCGCTGCTCTACGCGGTATCGGGCCTGCTGTCGGCTATTCCAAATACGTTTGGCCAATTTCTCTCCGCGCGCCTCATCAGCGGGCTGGGGATTGGGGCCTCTTCGATGATCTGCCCGGTCTATATTGCCGAAATCGCCCCTGAAAAAACCCGGGGGCGTTTGGGGACACTTTTTCAACTGGGCATTGTGACGGGGATTTTTCTGACGTTGTTTGTGAACAAGCTGATTCAGGGAGCGGGCGATACCGCGTGGAACACGGCGCAGGGCTGGCGCTGGATGCTGGGGATGGAAGTGGTGCCGGCCCTGGCTTTTATTGCTCTGTTGTTCGCGGTGCCCGAGAGCCCTCGTTGGCTGGCGCAACATGGGCGCGAGACCGAGGCGCTTGGGGTTTTGGAGAAAGCAGGCGGGGCAGAACATGCAAAAACAGAGATGGCGGCCATTCGCCAGGCGATGCAGTTCGAGGAAGGGGGCTTTCGGGAATTAATCAGCAGCCCATTTCTCAAGCCGTTGCTCATCGCGGTGGCGCTCATGGCTTTCTCCCAATTCTGCGGCATTAACGCCATCATGTATTACTCGACTAAAATCTTTGCCGCAGCCGGCGGCGGCGATAATGCGGCGTTCACGTCCTCAGTTTGGGTGGGGTTGATCAACTTCGTATTCACGTTCGTGGCGATTGGTTTTGTGGACAAGGCTGGAAGACGTCCGTTGCTGCTGATTGGGACTGCGATGCAGGCGCTGGCCCTGGGCCCGGTCGGGTGGATGTTTCATCGGCAAATCGCCGGCGGACCGCTCCTGGCGTGCGTGATTGTTTTCATCGCTGCCTTTGCAATGGCAATGGGGCCGGTGGGCTGGTTGTTTTGCTCGGAAATTTTTCCCAATAAACTGCGGGGCCGCGCCATGTCGATTGCCGCCCTCACCGTTTGGGTTTCGTGTTACATCGTTGCCCAGACTTTCCCGATGCTCAATGACAACCCGTCGATTGGCCCGGCCAAAACCTTCTGGGCTTATGCCCTGGTGAGCCTGGCATCGTTTGTCTTTGTGCTGGCGCTTGTGCCGGAGACCAAAGGCCGCACCCTCGAGCAGATCGAAAGGATGTGGAGTGGCGCCAAGCCCATTTCCTCCGCATGA
- a CDS encoding class I mannose-6-phosphate isomerase, with product MRQSNYDKAPFVAVPGGFEVLKGWPAICHGLKERLRGRAPGVLVVDTYPGVNDAELLVQLESQLRPALTVRTLDLKKPEPELLNLIGRNLTDDRIFGVLSCHTLEEFFDSARLREARRTVELQRDGLVLVYGVGAVLVARGDVLVHADLARWEIQLRYRRGLDNWGANNGGEDFFRKYKRGFFVEWRVADRHKFSLFDRVDFFLDTHTPGQPKCVEGRAVREGLHHAATRPFRVVPFFDPAPWGGQWMKEVCNLDRSVHNYGWCFDCVPEENSLLLGFGSERIELPSLDVVGREPVALLGDEVHARFGREFPIRFDFLDTMGGGNLSLQVHPLTEYIQQHFGMHYTQDESYYILDAGPGASVYLGLREGIDPKAMIGDLEGAQAGGGAFATENYINQWPAKKHDHFLIPAGTVHCSGSGSMVLEISATPYIFTFKMWDWGRVGLDGKPRPIHLNHGVANIQWDRTTRWVKDNLLNRVEPVASGDGWREERTGLHEREFIETRRHWFTKAVPHDTCGGVQVLNLVEGEEALVESPDGKFKPFVVHYAETFIVPAAVGRYTMRPQGLGSNQRCATMKAFVRSGIQQCA from the coding sequence GTGAGACAATCCAATTACGATAAGGCGCCCTTTGTAGCTGTTCCCGGCGGGTTCGAGGTGTTGAAAGGCTGGCCGGCGATTTGCCACGGCTTGAAGGAGCGCTTGCGCGGACGCGCGCCCGGCGTGCTGGTGGTGGATACTTATCCAGGCGTGAATGACGCCGAACTGCTTGTCCAATTGGAATCCCAACTGCGCCCGGCACTCACTGTTCGCACGCTAGACCTCAAGAAACCGGAGCCGGAGTTGCTGAACCTGATCGGCAGGAATCTAACGGATGACCGGATTTTCGGGGTGTTGTCCTGCCATACATTGGAAGAGTTTTTTGATTCTGCCCGCCTGCGCGAGGCGCGCCGGACTGTGGAACTCCAGCGGGATGGGTTGGTTCTAGTCTATGGCGTGGGCGCAGTCCTTGTCGCCCGCGGCGATGTGCTGGTGCATGCGGACCTGGCGCGTTGGGAAATCCAATTGCGCTATCGGCGCGGCTTGGACAATTGGGGCGCCAACAACGGTGGTGAGGACTTTTTTCGCAAGTACAAGCGAGGCTTTTTCGTCGAATGGCGCGTGGCAGACCGGCACAAGTTCAGCCTGTTTGACCGCGTCGATTTTTTCCTGGATACCCATACACCGGGCCAGCCGAAGTGTGTTGAGGGGAGGGCGGTGCGTGAAGGCTTGCATCATGCGGCGACACGCCCGTTCCGAGTCGTGCCGTTCTTCGATCCGGCGCCATGGGGCGGGCAATGGATGAAGGAGGTTTGCAATCTGGACCGCAGCGTCCACAATTACGGTTGGTGCTTTGATTGCGTGCCGGAAGAAAACAGTTTGCTATTGGGCTTTGGCTCGGAGCGCATTGAGTTGCCGAGCCTGGACGTTGTGGGGCGCGAACCGGTCGCCTTGCTGGGAGATGAGGTTCACGCGCGTTTTGGACGTGAATTTCCAATCCGTTTTGATTTCCTCGACACAATGGGTGGCGGCAATTTGTCTTTGCAGGTGCATCCGCTGACGGAATACATCCAGCAACATTTCGGGATGCACTACACCCAGGATGAAAGCTATTACATTCTGGATGCCGGCCCAGGCGCGAGTGTCTATTTGGGGCTTCGTGAAGGAATTGATCCGAAGGCCATGATCGGAGACCTGGAAGGGGCTCAAGCGGGCGGCGGGGCTTTTGCAACCGAGAACTATATCAATCAATGGCCGGCAAAAAAGCACGACCACTTTTTGATCCCGGCGGGCACTGTTCATTGTTCCGGGAGCGGCTCGATGGTGCTGGAAATCAGCGCAACGCCTTACATTTTTACGTTCAAGATGTGGGATTGGGGGCGCGTTGGCCTGGACGGCAAGCCCCGCCCGATTCATTTGAACCATGGGGTGGCCAACATCCAATGGGACCGCACGACCCGATGGGTGAAAGACAATTTGCTCAACCGGGTCGAACCGGTCGCCAGCGGAGATGGCTGGCGCGAGGAGCGGACCGGGTTACATGAGAGAGAGTTTATTGAGACGCGTCGGCATTGGTTCACAAAAGCAGTGCCTCACGACACGTGTGGCGGGGTTCAGGTGCTGAACCTTGTTGAGGGGGAGGAGGCGCTGGTCGAAAGTCCCGATGGGAAATTCAAACCGTTCGTGGTCCACTACGCCGAGACCTTCATTGTCCCGGCGGCGGTGGGGCGTTATACGATGCGGCCACAAGGCCTGGGGAGCAACCAGCGTTGCGCGACGATGAAGGCATTTGTTCGCAGCGGAATCCAGCAATGCGCGTGA
- a CDS encoding glycosyl hydrolase family 28-related protein: MYLWIVVGLAIALPAGSQVPQAMTYQGFLSDGGVPYSGDGLFKFALVNSNGTASFWSNDGSSTAGGQPSQAIASMVKQGLFTVLLGDTNMQPVSWTIFTNSDVRLRIWFSDGANGFGLLSPDQRLTPAAYAMAAASVPNGAVTSNSLALGAVSSASMAAGAVTSAQLAVNAVTTPALANGAVTAAKLAPGAITTPAIASGAIVAADLAANAVTASAIADGSISQSKLNFQLGFINARNPPFGAVGNGTNDDTAALQSALNTAASNGGGVVYLPQGNYLIKSALVVPAQTSLVGVWRSPTAFSQYLGTTLLAVAGAGSTNGSFITLQGNNSTLEGVTIYYPNQVTSNPPTPYPWAIQGGGGDNVTIQNVLLVNPYLGIDLATHASGRHLVRGVYGQPLLVGIAVDQCYDIGRIMEIHFWPFWSQNANVEAFQSANAVSFDFMRTDWEVVQDIFSWGYSIGARFRASASGSMNGQMSNVNFDNVDVGLQLSATQLYAVHISNLNIANAGGGTKHIGIQGLAGNAGLNVNGATFWGALYQPVSWANSGLLTVSSARFLSWSASLPCIQISNGRAILQGNYFTDNIGTAISVTPTTQRAMVLGNMLCGNTVNLNAAITTSANNQP, encoded by the coding sequence ATGTATCTATGGATCGTTGTCGGGCTGGCGATTGCATTGCCTGCGGGGTCACAAGTTCCGCAGGCAATGACTTACCAGGGATTCCTGAGCGACGGCGGGGTCCCTTACAGCGGCGATGGGCTGTTCAAGTTCGCCCTTGTTAACAGCAACGGGACGGCCAGCTTCTGGAGCAATGACGGCTCGAGCACCGCAGGAGGGCAGCCCAGCCAGGCGATCGCCAGCATGGTTAAGCAGGGGTTGTTCACCGTGCTCCTTGGCGATACCAATATGCAGCCGGTGAGTTGGACGATTTTTACCAATTCCGACGTGCGGTTGCGGATCTGGTTTAGCGACGGCGCCAATGGGTTTGGCTTATTATCCCCGGACCAACGGCTAACTCCCGCTGCGTATGCGATGGCGGCTGCGAGTGTGCCCAATGGGGCCGTGACCAGCAACAGCCTCGCTCTGGGGGCCGTCTCTTCTGCCAGCATGGCGGCGGGTGCTGTAACCAGCGCTCAGTTGGCTGTGAACGCTGTTACCACCCCTGCGCTGGCTAACGGCGCCGTCACCGCCGCCAAGCTAGCTCCAGGAGCCATCACAACCCCTGCGATCGCCAGTGGCGCTATCGTTGCCGCTGATTTAGCAGCCAATGCCGTGACGGCCTCCGCCATTGCGGACGGCTCCATCAGTCAGTCCAAACTGAACTTTCAGTTGGGCTTCATCAATGCGCGCAACCCCCCCTTTGGCGCGGTGGGCAACGGGACCAACGATGATACGGCGGCACTGCAATCGGCGCTCAACACCGCCGCCAGCAATGGAGGAGGCGTCGTGTATCTGCCCCAAGGCAATTATCTCATCAAGTCCGCTCTGGTCGTGCCGGCACAAACCAGCCTGGTGGGTGTTTGGCGATCCCCGACGGCCTTCTCGCAGTACCTGGGCACGACGTTGCTGGCCGTGGCGGGGGCTGGGAGCACCAACGGCTCGTTTATCACCCTACAAGGCAATAATTCGACCTTGGAGGGTGTAACGATTTATTATCCAAACCAGGTGACCAGCAATCCCCCGACGCCCTATCCGTGGGCTATTCAGGGCGGGGGTGGCGATAATGTGACGATTCAAAATGTTCTCCTGGTCAACCCCTATCTCGGGATTGATCTGGCGACGCACGCCTCCGGGCGCCACCTGGTGCGAGGTGTATATGGCCAGCCGTTGCTGGTCGGTATCGCGGTGGACCAATGCTACGATATTGGCCGGATCATGGAAATCCACTTCTGGCCGTTCTGGTCGCAGAACGCCAACGTCGAGGCATTCCAGTCGGCTAACGCCGTTTCTTTCGACTTTATGCGGACGGACTGGGAAGTGGTGCAAGACATCTTCTCCTGGGGATACTCGATTGGGGCGCGATTTCGCGCCTCGGCCAGCGGTTCGATGAACGGGCAAATGAGCAATGTGAACTTCGACAACGTCGATGTTGGCCTGCAACTGAGCGCCACCCAGCTATACGCGGTGCACATTTCCAATTTGAATATTGCCAATGCCGGGGGCGGGACCAAACACATCGGGATACAGGGCCTGGCAGGCAACGCCGGTTTGAACGTCAACGGCGCCACTTTCTGGGGCGCGCTCTACCAGCCGGTTTCCTGGGCCAACAGCGGCTTGCTGACTGTTTCCAGTGCGCGTTTCTTATCCTGGAGTGCTTCCTTGCCTTGCATCCAGATATCAAATGGCCGGGCCATTCTCCAGGGCAATTATTTCACCGACAACATTGGCACAGCCATCAGCGTTACCCCGACGACGCAGCGGGCGATGGTTTTGGGAAACATGCTTTGTGGAAACACGGTTAATCTGAACGCGGCCATAACAACCAGCGCCAACAATCAACCGTAA